Proteins encoded in a region of the Candidatus Limnocylindrales bacterium genome:
- a CDS encoding DUF4345 family protein, which produces MDLPVSVNTVGSLITLGLGIFGLFWPLAAARLVGIEPDGERGISEIRATYGGIFLAIGLFATINQTNEVFRALGVGWLGAGAARSFSYVHDQSRSVGNLAAIVIEIAVGLSMLVPWDRFAGT; this is translated from the coding sequence ATGGATCTTCCGGTCAGCGTCAACACAGTAGGCTCGCTCATCACGCTCGGTCTTGGAATCTTCGGCCTGTTCTGGCCGCTCGCGGCTGCGCGGCTCGTCGGAATCGAGCCCGATGGCGAACGCGGCATTTCGGAGATTCGCGCCACGTACGGGGGAATTTTTCTCGCGATCGGATTGTTCGCCACCATCAATCAGACGAACGAGGTTTTTCGCGCGCTCGGAGTCGGATGGCTCGGCGCCGGCGCAGCGAGATCTTTTTCGTACGTGCACGACCAGAGCCGGTCGGTGGGCAACCTTGCGGCTATCGTGATCGAGATTGCCGTCGGGCTGTCGATGCTCGTGCCGTGGGACAGATTTGCCGGCACCTGA
- a CDS encoding PatB family C-S lyase: MPDFDRIDAEALRRRRCAKWAGASGDMLSASVADMDFTAPEPIVRTLASMLSASDLGYPPTPVPEGLPSIFAGRMQERFGWHVDPERVEVLTDVVQGLHLAIAAFSETGAQLITPNPIYPPFLEALRATRRVPVWLRYRATEEGYRFDVERARAELTDGTRMLLLCNPHNPTGRVHTADELEALAALAIERDLIVVSDEIHADLVYPGSAHVPIARLGSEVAARTVTLTSATKAFNIAGLRCAVAVFGSAELQRRFARIDRHVRGGLNSFGLAATAAAWTECQPWQDDVLQYLEANRDFVAGYVRSNWPEVTHFPPQATYLSWLDFRSLALEPTPQEFFIDHARVRLAAGEDFGDSGRGYARLNFATSRAILIEILERMNAALRSRTSR, from the coding sequence ATGCCGGACTTCGATCGGATCGACGCCGAGGCGCTGCGCCGGCGTCGCTGCGCAAAGTGGGCCGGCGCGAGCGGCGACATGCTGTCCGCATCGGTCGCGGACATGGACTTCACGGCGCCCGAGCCGATCGTGCGCACGCTCGCGTCGATGCTTTCGGCATCCGACCTCGGCTATCCGCCCACTCCGGTTCCCGAAGGGCTTCCGTCGATTTTCGCAGGACGCATGCAGGAGCGCTTCGGCTGGCACGTCGATCCGGAGCGCGTCGAAGTGCTGACCGACGTCGTGCAGGGCCTGCATCTTGCGATCGCGGCGTTCAGCGAAACGGGCGCTCAGCTGATCACGCCGAATCCGATCTATCCGCCGTTTCTCGAAGCGCTTCGCGCAACCCGGCGCGTGCCGGTCTGGCTGCGATACAGGGCGACGGAAGAAGGCTACCGCTTCGATGTCGAGCGAGCTCGCGCCGAGCTGACCGATGGCACGCGCATGCTGCTTCTGTGCAATCCGCACAATCCGACCGGACGCGTGCACACCGCGGACGAGCTCGAGGCGCTGGCCGCGCTCGCGATCGAGCGCGACCTCATCGTCGTCTCCGACGAGATCCATGCCGACCTCGTCTACCCGGGCTCGGCGCATGTTCCGATCGCCAGGCTCGGAAGCGAGGTCGCGGCGCGCACGGTCACGCTCACGTCGGCAACCAAGGCGTTCAACATCGCGGGACTTCGCTGCGCCGTCGCGGTTTTCGGCAGCGCGGAGCTGCAGCGGCGCTTTGCGCGCATCGACCGGCACGTTCGCGGCGGACTGAATTCGTTCGGACTTGCCGCCACGGCCGCGGCGTGGACCGAATGCCAGCCGTGGCAGGACGACGTGCTGCAATATCTCGAGGCCAATCGCGACTTCGTGGCCGGATACGTTCGCAGCAACTGGCCGGAGGTCACGCATTTCCCCCCGCAGGCAACGTATCTTTCGTGGCTGGATTTCCGCTCGCTTGCACTCGAACCGACGCCGCAGGAATTTTTCATCGATCATGCGCGCGTGCGACTTGCCGCCGGAGAGGACTTCGGCGATTCCGGGCGCGGCTACGCGCGTCTGAATTTCGCGACGTCGCGCGCAATCCTCATCGAGATCCTCGAGCGCATGAACGCCGCCCTCCGCAGCAGAACGTCGCGATGA
- a CDS encoding saccharopine dehydrogenase NADP-binding domain-containing protein has translation MEPILVFGATGHTGRLVVRALENTARPFVIAGRDRPALERLSASLSSRPGVRVADALDRPALLAALGGIKSVITTVGPFSRLGMPLAAAAVDLGVHYVDTSGEQTFQMQVYEKLHRKAVSTGSTVITGAALESSFGYLGGAVLHERCGPLVAISSSYFVESFRPSMGTVRSALTMLGEELASFRDGRLVPLPTAPRPRDVTFAGERETFHSVEIPGGDSVLLPLDIASLQSASTHALLSKTQAQVVALVLRAQPAMRKRLTERRIDRIAALAGVLRRDPPDAERAASPWKVFVQGQSSTGNHLFVASGQDVYATSAAVATQTAMWLADGRARDAGVMTTGKALPAVEFLDALRPSGVRWELR, from the coding sequence ATGGAACCGATCCTTGTCTTTGGTGCGACCGGCCATACCGGACGTCTCGTAGTCCGCGCGCTCGAGAACACCGCTCGACCGTTCGTCATTGCGGGCCGTGATCGCCCGGCTCTCGAGCGGTTGTCCGCGTCGCTGTCGTCGCGTCCCGGAGTGCGCGTGGCCGACGCCCTCGACCGGCCGGCGCTGCTCGCGGCGCTCGGCGGCATCAAGAGCGTGATCACAACGGTCGGACCGTTTTCACGTCTCGGAATGCCGCTGGCAGCTGCGGCCGTCGATCTCGGAGTCCACTATGTGGACACCAGCGGCGAGCAGACTTTCCAGATGCAGGTGTACGAAAAGCTGCATCGCAAGGCAGTCAGCACCGGCTCGACCGTGATTACCGGCGCGGCACTCGAATCGTCGTTCGGGTATCTGGGCGGCGCGGTCCTGCATGAGCGCTGCGGACCGCTCGTGGCCATAAGCTCGAGCTATTTCGTGGAGAGTTTCCGTCCGAGCATGGGCACCGTGCGCAGCGCGCTCACCATGCTCGGCGAAGAGCTGGCTTCATTCCGCGACGGACGGCTCGTGCCGCTACCAACCGCACCGCGCCCCCGCGACGTTACGTTCGCAGGCGAGCGCGAGACATTCCATTCGGTGGAGATTCCCGGCGGGGATTCCGTGCTGCTGCCGCTCGACATCGCTTCGCTGCAATCGGCGAGCACGCATGCGCTGCTTTCGAAAACGCAGGCGCAGGTCGTCGCGCTCGTGCTTCGTGCGCAGCCCGCGATGCGTAAACGCCTGACCGAAAGGCGGATCGACCGGATCGCGGCTCTGGCCGGCGTGCTGCGCCGCGACCCGCCGGATGCCGAACGAGCAGCCTCCCCGTGGAAAGTCTTCGTGCAGGGCCAGTCTTCGACGGGAAATCATCTGTTCGTCGCGAGCGGGCAGGATGTGTACGCAACTTCCGCGGCCGTTGCGACGCAGACCGCAATGTGGCTTGCCGACGGCCGTGCACGCGACGCGGGCGTGATGACGACGGGCAAGGCGCTTCCCGCCGTCGAGTTCCTCGACGCCCTGAGACCGAGCGGCGTGAGATGGGAGCTGCGCTAG
- a CDS encoding DMT family transporter, with the protein MENSPGLPATPVLAEASHLAAAPSDTRMRWRVGRGAIYVVAGAFAFSIMTSFVKIAGQRLPSQEVVAARAVVSLVLSWLLVRRQGISPWGTHRRLLFMRGFLGYLALSCVFHSVAVMPLADATVIQYLYPLFTAVLATMFLGERPTLRIAVAGVASIAGIALVAKPSFLFGVLPSAPSALDVLIAVAGAFLTALAYVGVKRLTEVEHPLVIVFYFPLVTLPATLPALVHSAVMPRGVEWLVLIGVGVATQAGQVWFTRGLQYETATTATALTYMQVVFATIWGSLFFGEIPDSRTIFGAILVVSGAFLLGVTRRRA; encoded by the coding sequence GTGGAAAATAGCCCCGGGTTGCCGGCGACGCCGGTGCTTGCGGAGGCAAGCCACCTTGCAGCTGCTCCGTCCGACACGCGCATGCGATGGCGCGTAGGACGCGGAGCAATCTACGTCGTTGCGGGCGCATTCGCGTTCAGCATCATGACGTCGTTCGTCAAGATCGCCGGCCAGCGGCTGCCGAGTCAGGAAGTCGTGGCGGCGCGTGCCGTCGTAAGCCTCGTGCTGAGCTGGCTGCTGGTGCGCCGCCAGGGAATCTCTCCGTGGGGCACGCATCGCCGCCTGCTGTTCATGCGCGGGTTCCTCGGTTATCTCGCGCTTTCGTGCGTGTTCCATTCGGTGGCGGTCATGCCGCTCGCCGACGCCACGGTGATCCAGTACCTGTATCCGCTGTTCACCGCCGTGCTCGCGACCATGTTTCTCGGCGAGAGGCCGACCCTTCGTATTGCCGTCGCCGGCGTGGCAAGCATCGCTGGCATCGCGCTGGTCGCCAAGCCGTCGTTCCTGTTCGGAGTGCTGCCGTCGGCTCCGTCGGCTCTCGACGTGCTGATCGCGGTCGCGGGCGCTTTCCTTACGGCGCTCGCGTACGTCGGCGTCAAGCGGCTGACCGAAGTCGAGCATCCTCTCGTCATCGTGTTCTACTTTCCGCTCGTCACGCTGCCGGCAACGCTGCCCGCGCTCGTGCACTCGGCCGTGATGCCGCGTGGCGTGGAATGGCTGGTGCTGATCGGCGTCGGCGTGGCAACGCAGGCCGGGCAGGTCTGGTTCACTCGCGGACTCCAGTACGAAACGGCGACCACCGCGACGGCCCTGACGTACATGCAGGTCGTGTTCGCAACCATCTGGGGCTCGCTGTTCTTTGGCGAGATCCCCGATTCGCGCACGATCTTCGGGGCGATTCTCGTCGTCAGCGGCGCGTTTCTACTCGGGGTCACGCGCCGTCGTGCGTGA
- a CDS encoding wax ester/triacylglycerol synthase family O-acyltransferase → MARYAYDRLTALDNSFLILEKPNAYMHVASTMIFEAGPLATPEGGIDAESIKDVFASSLHLIPRYRQKLAYVPFTNQPVWVDDDRFNLDFHIRHSALPRPGSELQLKRLSSRIMQQHLDRQRPLWELWIVEGLSGGRFALISKVHHCMIDGVSGVDMLKILLSPFETQDLHETPQFIPRPSPSGVELLVDEAAHWARLPLEAARGVGSLIAAAQDTQRDLLTRGRAVAETLGASFRTASATPLNGEIGPHRRFDWLTMSLADIKAIRRGLGGSLNDIVLTVVTGAVRRFLQRRLVDPRRIDFRVMTPVSVRTEDERGSFGNRVSAWTVDLPVGEEDPRRQLEAIRRTTAELKASKRAVGAEVLTQVAEWTPSTLLSLAGRNITRLLPFNMVVTNVPGPQFPMYMLGSKLLETFPNVPLIDNLGLGIALLSYDGKLCWGFNADYDLVPDLAAYVKATREAFEELQAIAGRMQAPAAAAKSDDA, encoded by the coding sequence ATGGCCCGATACGCGTACGATCGCCTGACCGCCCTCGACAACTCGTTTCTCATCCTCGAGAAGCCGAACGCCTACATGCACGTGGCATCGACGATGATCTTCGAGGCCGGCCCGCTGGCCACGCCCGAAGGCGGAATCGATGCCGAGTCGATCAAAGACGTCTTCGCATCCTCGCTTCATCTGATCCCGCGCTATCGCCAGAAGCTCGCGTACGTACCGTTCACGAACCAGCCGGTGTGGGTGGACGACGACCGCTTCAACCTCGATTTCCACATCCGCCACTCGGCGCTTCCGCGCCCGGGCTCGGAGCTTCAGCTCAAGCGGCTCTCGAGCCGCATCATGCAGCAGCATCTCGATCGCCAGCGGCCGCTGTGGGAGCTGTGGATCGTCGAGGGCCTGTCCGGCGGGCGCTTCGCGCTGATCTCGAAAGTCCATCACTGCATGATCGACGGCGTCTCCGGCGTCGACATGCTCAAGATCCTGCTGAGCCCGTTCGAGACGCAGGACCTGCACGAAACTCCGCAGTTCATTCCGCGGCCGTCACCGTCCGGCGTCGAGCTGCTGGTCGACGAAGCGGCGCACTGGGCGCGGCTGCCACTCGAAGCCGCGCGCGGCGTCGGCAGCCTGATCGCCGCCGCTCAGGACACGCAGCGCGATCTGCTGACGCGCGGTCGTGCCGTCGCCGAAACGCTCGGCGCATCGTTCCGCACGGCTTCGGCGACACCGCTCAACGGCGAGATCGGTCCGCACCGGCGCTTCGACTGGCTCACGATGAGCCTCGCCGACATCAAGGCGATCCGGCGCGGGCTCGGCGGATCGCTCAACGACATCGTGCTGACGGTCGTGACCGGCGCGGTCCGGCGCTTCCTGCAGCGTCGGCTCGTCGATCCGCGCCGGATCGATTTCCGCGTGATGACGCCGGTCAGCGTCCGCACCGAGGACGAGCGCGGATCGTTCGGAAATCGCGTGTCGGCGTGGACGGTCGATCTCCCGGTCGGCGAAGAGGACCCTCGCCGCCAGCTCGAGGCGATCCGGCGCACCACCGCCGAGCTCAAGGCGTCCAAACGCGCCGTGGGCGCCGAAGTGCTGACCCAGGTTGCCGAGTGGACGCCGTCGACGCTGCTGTCGCTGGCCGGGCGCAACATCACGCGCCTGCTTCCGTTCAACATGGTGGTCACCAACGTGCCGGGCCCGCAGTTCCCGATGTACATGCTCGGTTCCAAGCTGCTCGAGACATTTCCGAACGTTCCGCTGATCGACAATCTCGGGCTCGGCATCGCGCTGCTCAGCTACGACGGGAAGCTCTGCTGGGGTTTCAACGCGGACTACGACCTCGTCCCCGACCTCGCGGCTTACGTCAAAGCCACGCGCGAGGCATTCGAGGAGCTGCAGGCCATCGCAGGCCGGATGCAGGCGCCGGCCGCGGCCGCGAAGAGCGACGATGCG
- the folP gene encoding dihydropteroate synthase, protein MPTAGVTIFGILNVTRDSFSDGGRFLDPRAAIDHALELRAGGADVIDIGAASSHPEAEDVSSDEEIRRLEPVVAELVSRGIAVSIDSWQTPVQRYAISAGASWINDIRGFADRTFYSELAASTAGLVVMHSIAGGPRATRDEADAEEVYRGVLEFFDRRVAELTAAGIARERLVLDPGMGLFLGANMQPSLTVLQRLGKLRERYGLPLFISVSRKSIVGRLVERGIADGSAEEDTRRSAAGRDVARRDAASLAAELYAVEKGATYIRTHDPTLLRDALSVMNALRDRQD, encoded by the coding sequence GTGCCCACCGCCGGCGTGACGATCTTCGGAATCCTCAACGTGACCCGCGATTCGTTTTCGGACGGCGGGCGCTTTCTGGATCCGCGTGCCGCGATCGACCATGCGCTCGAGCTGCGTGCGGGCGGAGCCGACGTGATCGACATCGGCGCGGCCTCGAGCCATCCCGAAGCCGAAGACGTCTCGTCGGACGAGGAAATCCGCCGGCTCGAGCCTGTGGTCGCCGAGCTCGTCTCGCGCGGGATAGCAGTCAGCATCGACAGCTGGCAGACGCCGGTGCAGCGCTACGCCATTTCTGCCGGCGCATCGTGGATCAACGACATCCGGGGATTCGCCGATCGCACCTTCTATTCGGAGCTTGCGGCTTCGACCGCGGGTCTCGTCGTGATGCATTCGATCGCAGGCGGCCCGCGGGCGACCCGCGACGAGGCGGACGCAGAGGAAGTCTATCGCGGCGTTCTCGAGTTCTTTGACCGCCGCGTTGCCGAGCTGACTGCGGCCGGCATTGCACGCGAGCGCCTGGTGCTCGATCCCGGCATGGGGCTTTTTCTGGGCGCGAACATGCAGCCGTCGCTGACTGTGCTGCAGCGGCTCGGGAAGCTTCGCGAACGCTACGGCCTGCCGCTGTTCATTTCGGTGTCGCGCAAGTCGATCGTCGGCCGGTTGGTGGAACGGGGCATCGCTGACGGCTCGGCCGAAGAGGATACCCGGCGTTCTGCTGCCGGACGCGACGTCGCGCGCCGCGACGCCGCATCGCTCGCGGCCGAGCTCTACGCCGTCGAAAAGGGCGCAACGTACATCCGCACGCACGACCCCACGCTGCTGCGAGATGCGCTTTCGGTCATGAATGCACTGAGAGACCGCCAGGATTGA
- a CDS encoding DUF2905 domain-containing protein, giving the protein MSGIPRILVVAGLVLVAAGLAWPLLAKIGIGRLPGDLLIERGNFRFYFPLTTILLVNVLLWIVMRLFGGK; this is encoded by the coding sequence TTGAGCGGGATTCCGCGCATTCTCGTCGTTGCGGGTCTCGTCCTCGTCGCCGCAGGGCTTGCATGGCCGCTGCTTGCGAAAATCGGCATCGGCCGTCTGCCGGGCGACCTGCTCATCGAACGCGGCAACTTCCGTTTCTATTTTCCGCTGACGACGATCCTGCTCGTGAACGTCCTGCTGTGGATCGTGATGCGGCTGTTCGGTGGAAAATAG
- a CDS encoding PhzF family phenazine biosynthesis protein has product MSDPDSKPKLFLVDVFAERPYAGNQLAVVVGAPLPEWPTERMQAFAREMNFSETTFASPSPAEGAFDVRIFTPAEELPFAGHPTLGTAWVLRNFFCGQSSTGELPGNLVLRLGVGEVPVEFDETSYGELVRMRPRPPELREVVDGDSIASHLGIPRSALDPRHPCRRVSIGVEFVIAPLVDLASLRSARPKSLPAGEPGQMLGVLAFAPEAYEPGADLSARMFFEAFGIREDPATGSANACLAAYLSSEQYFGTGRVLARVQQGYEVGRPSCLYIRAEPHDGTIGVEVAGKVVLVASGEVA; this is encoded by the coding sequence ATGTCCGATCCCGATTCGAAACCGAAACTGTTTCTCGTCGACGTGTTCGCCGAGCGGCCATATGCCGGCAACCAGCTGGCGGTCGTCGTTGGCGCACCGCTACCCGAGTGGCCGACCGAGCGCATGCAGGCGTTCGCCCGTGAGATGAACTTCTCGGAGACGACGTTCGCATCGCCGTCTCCGGCCGAAGGCGCATTCGACGTGCGCATCTTCACGCCCGCCGAAGAGCTGCCGTTCGCCGGCCATCCGACGCTCGGCACAGCCTGGGTGCTGCGAAACTTTTTCTGCGGGCAAAGCTCCACAGGCGAGCTGCCGGGCAATCTCGTGCTACGGCTCGGCGTCGGCGAAGTACCGGTCGAGTTCGACGAAACGAGCTACGGCGAGCTCGTCCGCATGCGGCCGCGGCCGCCCGAGCTGCGCGAGGTGGTCGACGGCGATTCGATCGCATCGCATCTCGGCATCCCGCGCTCGGCGCTGGACCCGCGGCATCCGTGCCGGCGGGTAAGCATCGGGGTCGAGTTCGTCATCGCGCCGCTCGTCGACCTCGCATCGCTTCGCTCTGCCCGCCCGAAGTCATTGCCGGCCGGAGAGCCCGGCCAGATGCTCGGTGTGCTGGCGTTTGCGCCCGAAGCGTACGAGCCGGGCGCCGACCTGTCGGCGCGCATGTTCTTCGAAGCATTCGGCATCCGCGAAGATCCGGCGACCGGATCGGCCAATGCGTGCCTGGCGGCGTATCTTTCATCCGAGCAGTACTTCGGAACCGGCCGTGTGCTCGCGCGCGTACAGCAGGGGTATGAAGTCGGCAGGCCTTCGTGCCTGTACATCCGGGCCGAGCCTCACGACGGAACCATCGGCGTCGAAGTGGCCGGCAAGGTCGTGCTGGTGGCCAGCGGAGAGGTTGCTTGA
- a CDS encoding cytochrome c peroxidase, with amino-acid sequence MIIARLFTLMSIAMVALPADAATYELTAEQRLGKQLYRDRDLSLNRNQACASCHRLRRTRDTDGERQATPGFVDARNTRDGSAVSPGSVPGHFGHLNSPSSAYAAFSPIFHWDPEEELYVGGQFWNGRAHDLAEQATLPFVNPDEMAMPSHWAVVTRLKEKSRYASEFSEVYDIDLDAIPAKEGALPGDPPPSGVEDAYDRMTRAIAAFERIRRLNRFTSKFDFYLAGQTELTETEAKGLEVFESETKGNCAACHPSTMTMGEGTAMIPPLFTDFTYDNIGLPRNVNIPGNPLPDPGLGGRGDIAAEDPDGLERGKHKVMGLRNIAVTAPYGHNGVFATLEQIVHFYNTRDTLGPVPDNNDPGFAVSGWPAPEIAENVNVDELGDLGLTAEEEAQLVAFLRTLTDNYPKWGGDPLVPPGTPSPFADSALPPFP; translated from the coding sequence ATGATCATTGCGCGCCTTTTCACACTGATGAGCATTGCCATGGTTGCGCTACCGGCCGACGCCGCCACGTACGAGCTCACGGCTGAGCAACGCCTCGGCAAGCAGCTCTATCGCGACCGCGACCTCTCGCTGAACCGCAACCAGGCGTGCGCGAGCTGTCACCGCCTGCGGCGCACCCGCGATACGGATGGCGAACGGCAGGCCACGCCCGGCTTCGTGGATGCGCGCAACACCCGAGATGGAAGCGCCGTATCCCCGGGTTCGGTGCCCGGCCATTTCGGACACCTGAATTCTCCAAGCTCGGCGTATGCGGCGTTCAGCCCGATCTTTCACTGGGACCCCGAAGAGGAACTGTACGTCGGCGGCCAGTTCTGGAACGGCCGCGCACACGATCTTGCCGAGCAGGCCACGCTTCCGTTCGTCAATCCCGACGAGATGGCCATGCCGAGCCACTGGGCGGTGGTGACGCGGCTGAAAGAAAAAAGTCGATATGCGAGCGAATTCTCCGAAGTCTACGACATCGATCTCGACGCGATTCCCGCGAAGGAAGGCGCCTTGCCGGGCGATCCGCCGCCGTCCGGCGTCGAAGATGCGTACGACCGCATGACCCGCGCGATTGCAGCGTTCGAAAGAATCCGCCGGCTCAACCGCTTCACGTCCAAGTTCGATTTCTACCTTGCGGGCCAGACCGAGCTTACCGAAACCGAAGCCAAAGGCCTCGAGGTCTTCGAGAGCGAGACGAAGGGCAACTGTGCGGCGTGCCATCCGAGCACGATGACGATGGGCGAGGGCACAGCGATGATTCCGCCGCTCTTCACCGACTTCACGTACGACAACATCGGCCTTCCGCGCAACGTGAACATTCCGGGAAATCCTCTGCCGGATCCGGGTCTCGGAGGACGCGGCGACATCGCAGCCGAAGATCCCGACGGTCTCGAGCGCGGCAAGCACAAAGTGATGGGTCTGCGCAACATCGCGGTAACCGCGCCGTACGGGCACAACGGTGTGTTCGCGACGCTCGAGCAGATCGTCCACTTCTACAACACGCGCGACACGCTCGGACCGGTGCCGGACAACAACGATCCGGGCTTCGCCGTCAGCGGCTGGCCGGCGCCGGAGATCGCGGAGAACGTCAACGTCGACGAGCTCGGCGATCTCGGCCTTACCGCGGAGGAAGAAGCGCAGCTCGTCGCGTTTCTTCGAACGCTTACCGACAATTATCCGAAGTGGGGCGGCGATCCGCTGGTGCCGCCCGGTACGCCGTCGCCGTTTGCCGACAGCGCGTTGCCGCCGTTCCCGTAG
- a CDS encoding YqgE/AlgH family protein gives MVEELHVAPGLLIAMPQLRDPNFDRSVVLMIEHRTEGSFGLVINRPTRTPVGDLLKTIDVDWHGTSDEVAWSGGPVQPETGWILHERVDGLAGPGTREILPGLFITSAPDALRELAKHPPRRVRFLLGYSGWGPAQLERELTETTWVNSDVDADFLFDTPPERMWEEALKRMHISPAALAPAHGIH, from the coding sequence ATGGTGGAAGAGCTGCACGTCGCCCCGGGACTTCTCATCGCGATGCCTCAGCTTCGCGATCCAAATTTCGATCGCTCGGTCGTGCTGATGATCGAGCATCGCACGGAAGGCTCCTTCGGCCTGGTGATCAACCGGCCGACACGGACGCCGGTCGGCGATCTGCTGAAAACAATCGACGTCGACTGGCACGGAACGTCGGACGAGGTCGCGTGGTCCGGAGGTCCGGTACAGCCGGAAACCGGATGGATCCTGCACGAAAGAGTCGACGGACTGGCCGGCCCGGGGACGCGCGAGATCCTGCCAGGTCTTTTCATCACGTCGGCGCCCGACGCGCTGCGCGAGCTCGCCAAGCATCCGCCGCGGCGCGTGCGTTTCCTTCTCGGCTATTCGGGATGGGGCCCGGCGCAGCTCGAGCGCGAGCTGACAGAGACGACGTGGGTCAACAGCGACGTCGATGCGGACTTCCTGTTCGACACTCCGCCCGAGCGGATGTGGGAAGAAGCACTCAAGCGCATGCATATTTCGCCGGCGGCGCTGGCTCCGGCGCACGGCATCCACTAA